The following coding sequences are from one Treponema parvum window:
- the dapB gene encoding 4-hydroxy-tetrahydrodipicolinate reductase: MKMTLIGYGKMGHLIADVAKKRKHDIVATIDVFSEDASVRVPVGSGKAVAEAVEKSGAECVIDFSHPSAIIENIKAVLPTKIPMIVGTTGWNNEMTEIEKFAASCGGTIMASSNFSIGVNLFYKIIEEAVKLVKEFPEYDIATWEMHHNQKADSPSGTALEIAKRILSNDPVKKEIVTDAFHEKPKTEQLHVSSTRCGYTPGTHTVWFDSSADTIELTHRARSREGFALGAVIAAEKLLTCIKNHTIPTGKLYTMKDVF; encoded by the coding sequence ATGAAAATGACTCTTATCGGTTACGGCAAGATGGGACACTTGATTGCCGACGTTGCAAAAAAACGCAAGCACGACATAGTCGCGACTATCGATGTTTTTTCGGAAGACGCGAGCGTCCGTGTTCCTGTGGGAAGCGGCAAGGCCGTAGCCGAAGCGGTTGAAAAAAGCGGTGCGGAATGTGTTATAGATTTCAGTCACCCTTCTGCGATAATCGAAAACATAAAGGCCGTTTTACCGACTAAAATCCCAATGATCGTGGGAACGACGGGATGGAACAATGAAATGACCGAAATCGAAAAATTTGCAGCTTCGTGCGGCGGCACTATAATGGCTTCGTCGAATTTTTCAATCGGCGTAAATCTTTTTTACAAAATAATAGAGGAAGCTGTAAAACTCGTAAAGGAATTTCCCGAGTACGATATTGCGACTTGGGAAATGCACCATAATCAAAAAGCTGACAGTCCGTCCGGAACCGCATTGGAAATCGCAAAACGCATATTATCAAACGATCCTGTAAAAAAGGAAATTGTAACCGACGCTTTTCATGAAAAGCCCAAAACGGAACAGCTGCACGTGTCAAGCACCCGATGCGGATATACGCCCGGAACTCATACCGTTTGGTTTGACAGCAGCGCCGACACAATAGAACTTACTCACCGTGCCCGTAGCCGTGAAGGCTTTGCCCTAGGGGCGGTTATTGCTGCAGAAAAGTTGTTAACATGTATAAAAAATCATACGATTCCTACGGGAAAACTGTATACAATGAAAGATGTGTTTTAA
- a CDS encoding ABC transporter ATP-binding protein, with the protein MAKVELKHIGKIYPDSNMHAVKDANITIEDREFCVFVGPSGCGKSTTLRMVAGLEDITEGDLFIDGEKMNDVPPKDRDIAMVFQNYALYPHMSVYDNMAFGLKIRKMDKAEIDRRVHEAAKQLDLEQYLNRKPKALSGGQRQRVAVGRAIVRNPKVFLFDEPLSNLDAKLRVTMRAEISALHNRLQATMIYVTHDQIEAMTLGTKIVVMKDGQIQQIGAPLYLYNNPINKFVAGFIGTPPMNFLSVTIKEEGGKIIADEGSFSFVPTAAQQAKLKSYVGKSISFGIRPEDVTFVEKPASENNMSLKIMNQEPLGAETHLFLTSEKGQNMIVRTSPKNIYHLGDTVNFVPNMEKAKFFDNTEAELNICDQIEKNW; encoded by the coding sequence ATGGCTAAGGTAGAATTAAAACATATCGGCAAGATATATCCCGACAGCAACATGCACGCTGTAAAGGATGCCAACATTACGATTGAAGACCGCGAATTCTGCGTATTCGTAGGACCTTCAGGCTGTGGAAAATCCACGACGCTCCGCATGGTCGCGGGACTTGAAGACATTACGGAAGGAGATCTTTTTATCGACGGTGAAAAGATGAATGACGTTCCGCCAAAAGATCGCGACATAGCTATGGTTTTCCAAAACTATGCCTTGTATCCTCATATGAGCGTATACGACAACATGGCCTTTGGTCTTAAAATTCGTAAAATGGACAAGGCTGAAATCGATCGTCGCGTTCACGAAGCCGCAAAGCAGCTCGATCTAGAACAATATCTGAACCGCAAACCTAAGGCTCTGTCCGGCGGTCAACGCCAGAGAGTCGCCGTAGGACGCGCTATAGTACGCAATCCTAAGGTATTCTTGTTCGACGAACCTCTTTCAAACCTCGACGCCAAACTTCGCGTAACCATGAGAGCTGAAATTTCAGCCTTGCACAACCGTTTGCAGGCTACGATGATCTATGTTACACACGATCAGATAGAAGCTATGACCTTAGGAACGAAGATCGTCGTCATGAAAGACGGACAGATACAGCAGATCGGAGCACCGCTCTATCTTTACAACAATCCCATAAATAAATTCGTCGCCGGCTTTATAGGAACGCCGCCGATGAATTTCCTTAGCGTTACGATAAAAGAAGAAGGCGGAAAGATCATTGCCGACGAAGGCTCGTTCTCGTTTGTTCCGACGGCAGCTCAGCAGGCAAAACTTAAGTCCTATGTAGGTAAGTCGATTTCCTTCGGTATTCGCCCTGAAGACGTTACTTTTGTTGAAAAACCGGCAAGCGAAAACAACATGTCCCTTAAGATTATGAACCAGGAACCGCTGGGAGCCGAAACTCATCTTTTCCTCACGTCGGAAAAAGGTCAAAACATGATCGTACGCACAAGCCCGAAAAATATTTATCACCTCGGCGACACGGTCAACTTTGTTCCGAACATGGAAAAAGCGAAATTCTTTGATAATACGGAAGCAGAGTTGAATATTTGCGATCAGATCGAGAAGAACTGGTAA
- the fusA gene encoding elongation factor G: protein MLDKMRNIGIMAHIDAGKTTTTERILYYTKKIHKIGEIDDGQATMDWMTQEQERGITIQSAATTTYWKGFQINIIDTPGHVDFTAEVERSLRVLDGAVAVICAVDGVQPQTETVWHQADKFKVPRICFMNKMDRIGADFFNSMDDVAQKFAVQCLALQIPIGQGQEFEGVIDLIKMKEIRWNADDEGETLSECDISSERIESAKKWREKLVDTVASSDDKLGELYLEGKEISAELLKDAIRKGTVNRIFVPFVMGSARHNQGVQPLIDAVVDYLPAPDEVPPAEGIHIKRDKEEKVLVPCKTDGMPLGLVFKIQYDKEMGSLCYVRMYSGKITSGSQIYNVGKKKRERVNRILRMHADKNEPIDSVSAGDIAVFIGLKFAQTGDTLGSEGMPVSLENMKFPEPVISIAIEPETLSDRDKLNETLGILSKEDPTFTFHEDTETGQLIISGMGELHLDVLVTRMKDDFKVNARVGAPQVTYREAVTVAAEHTENFSKVLAGKENTAGISVRVEPRSQGQGNSYACTAKTKDIPEEIVAAVKNAFEAALASGIKYGYPCTDTAVTVTDLAWNELTGTPFAFEACAAQAFDHACNAASPELLEPVMNVDITCPKEFVGEAMSQVTQRGGIILGQDSRPSGELIHAQAPMAKMFGFSTNLRSATQGRASFSIEFSHFQIKPGGLNSAY, encoded by the coding sequence ATGCTTGATAAAATGCGAAATATAGGGATTATGGCTCACATCGATGCGGGAAAGACGACTACAACCGAGCGCATCCTTTATTACACAAAAAAAATTCATAAGATAGGCGAAATCGACGACGGTCAGGCGACTATGGACTGGATGACCCAGGAACAGGAAAGAGGCATAACCATTCAGAGTGCCGCTACGACGACTTACTGGAAAGGCTTTCAGATCAACATAATCGATACCCCCGGCCATGTCGATTTTACGGCGGAAGTGGAGCGTTCTCTTCGCGTTCTTGACGGCGCCGTCGCAGTTATCTGTGCGGTTGACGGAGTTCAGCCGCAGACGGAAACCGTATGGCACCAGGCCGACAAATTTAAAGTTCCCAGAATTTGTTTTATGAACAAAATGGACAGAATCGGGGCGGATTTTTTTAATTCGATGGACGACGTCGCTCAAAAATTCGCGGTTCAGTGTCTTGCGTTACAAATTCCGATAGGGCAGGGGCAGGAATTTGAAGGTGTCATCGATCTGATTAAAATGAAAGAGATTCGATGGAACGCCGACGACGAAGGAGAAACCCTTAGCGAATGCGACATTTCTTCCGAGCGCATAGAAAGTGCAAAAAAATGGCGGGAAAAACTTGTAGATACGGTTGCGTCTTCAGACGACAAACTCGGAGAACTCTATCTTGAAGGAAAAGAAATATCCGCCGAACTTTTAAAAGACGCAATCCGTAAAGGTACCGTTAATAGAATATTTGTGCCGTTTGTTATGGGATCCGCCCGCCACAATCAAGGCGTGCAGCCGCTCATCGACGCGGTTGTGGATTATCTTCCTGCGCCCGACGAAGTTCCTCCTGCGGAAGGAATACACATAAAACGCGACAAAGAAGAAAAAGTACTTGTTCCGTGCAAGACTGACGGAATGCCGCTCGGTCTTGTATTTAAAATTCAGTATGACAAAGAGATGGGATCGCTGTGCTATGTTAGAATGTATTCGGGCAAAATTACAAGCGGAAGTCAGATTTACAACGTAGGAAAGAAAAAAAGAGAGCGCGTAAACCGTATACTGCGTATGCACGCGGATAAAAACGAGCCGATCGACAGCGTATCCGCAGGCGACATTGCAGTTTTTATCGGGTTGAAATTTGCGCAGACGGGAGACACGCTCGGAAGCGAAGGAATGCCTGTTTCTCTTGAAAACATGAAATTTCCCGAGCCTGTAATCTCCATTGCGATAGAACCGGAAACTCTTTCCGATCGCGATAAATTGAACGAAACGCTTGGTATCCTTTCAAAAGAGGATCCGACCTTTACCTTTCACGAAGATACGGAAACAGGCCAGCTCATCATAAGCGGTATGGGAGAACTCCATCTGGACGTTCTTGTTACAAGGATGAAAGACGATTTTAAAGTCAACGCGCGCGTCGGAGCTCCTCAGGTTACATACCGTGAAGCGGTAACGGTTGCCGCCGAACACACCGAAAATTTCAGTAAGGTGCTTGCAGGTAAAGAAAATACGGCGGGAATTTCAGTCCGAGTGGAGCCAAGGTCTCAGGGACAAGGAAATTCCTACGCTTGTACCGCCAAAACTAAAGACATTCCTGAAGAAATCGTCGCCGCCGTTAAAAACGCATTTGAAGCGGCGCTCGCTTCGGGTATAAAATACGGCTACCCATGCACGGATACTGCCGTTACCGTTACCGATCTTGCGTGGAATGAACTTACCGGCACTCCGTTCGCTTTTGAAGCCTGTGCCGCGCAGGCCTTCGATCACGCTTGCAACGCCGCCTCTCCCGAACTCTTGGAGCCGGTCATGAACGTTGACATAACCTGCCCCAAGGAATTTGTAGGAGAAGCTATGAGTCAAGTGACTCAACGCGGCGGAATTATCTTGGGGCAGGATTCAAGACCCTCAGGAGAATTGATCCATGCGCAAGCTCCGATGGCAAAGATGTTCGGCTTTTCCACTAATCTAAGATCCGCAACACAGGGCAGGGCTTCGTTCAGCATCGAATTCAGCCATTTTCAGATAAAGCCGGGCGGCCTTAATTCGGCGTACTAG
- a CDS encoding ADP-ribosylglycohydrolase family protein, which yields MNDSNYFDHVYGGWLGKCLGGAAGTPVEGIKKLIDRDFREVIRPDLPNDDLDMQLLWLEVLEEKGLLLTANDLAKAWDEHCWYPFSEYGIFLKNYERGIMPPYSGSFNNPFFCEGEGCPIRSEIWAMVFPNNPDKAAYYAGLDGSLDHAGESVWIEQYYAAVESCAFTQTDMIDLLKSQLRFLPEGSRALGCASLVFSLAEQGITDWRKVRTAVLQKYGHNDFTNSITNLGLMLIALLYGKDNLQTVIDIAFRSGFDTDCTCATAAAIWGILYGAKKIPEELKALVNDGYVVGIDIKSDCRSIYRLSEQTCRLGETLKNVSLLTPPRCEQKFDEAIHQEICYSDQPAIGFQDSCRIKLVTQNRSNQTYSLHSRIKNLPAGWIVEPQYRDFLLPAGQTAETEFCIRTSDQIKSIANINKLKVVTAERERPEQIAELSFGIAGAMDWLGVGPFFENLEKKDLPNIPAAHDEDSGRPTMECKVNNAVYLDKAYIDENNFTTAFSAQEKCIIRGYEDLLPLDQTFGCRGQICVYLQQEIISPKDQDLWVIIGNNDGFVLWVNDEKKLCYDEMRLWTPYNHYELVHLKEGKNRIVLKLLRRGEQFRFSLGFRKYDGEHFHRKRWCTDLSVTR from the coding sequence ATGAATGATTCTAATTATTTTGATCATGTATACGGCGGTTGGCTGGGAAAATGTCTGGGTGGCGCGGCCGGCACTCCGGTTGAAGGGATAAAAAAACTTATCGACCGCGACTTCAGAGAAGTGATTCGGCCGGATTTACCCAATGACGATCTGGATATGCAGTTGCTTTGGCTGGAAGTTTTGGAAGAGAAAGGCCTTTTACTGACGGCAAATGATTTGGCAAAAGCGTGGGATGAGCACTGCTGGTATCCCTTCAGCGAATACGGCATTTTTCTAAAAAATTATGAAAGAGGCATTATGCCGCCTTACAGCGGAAGCTTTAACAATCCGTTTTTTTGTGAAGGCGAAGGGTGCCCGATTCGTTCGGAGATATGGGCGATGGTATTTCCGAACAATCCGGACAAAGCCGCTTATTACGCCGGGCTTGACGGCAGTCTTGATCATGCAGGTGAATCAGTTTGGATCGAACAATATTACGCGGCGGTCGAATCCTGCGCCTTTACGCAAACGGATATGATCGACCTGCTAAAAAGTCAATTACGCTTTTTGCCGGAAGGCTCACGCGCGCTCGGATGCGCTTCGCTGGTGTTCTCGTTGGCGGAACAAGGTATCACAGATTGGCGAAAAGTCAGAACCGCGGTTTTGCAAAAATACGGCCATAATGATTTTACCAACTCCATCACAAATCTGGGGCTCATGCTTATCGCCCTTTTATACGGCAAAGACAATTTACAGACGGTAATAGATATAGCTTTCCGCAGCGGCTTCGATACGGATTGTACATGCGCAACCGCCGCGGCAATTTGGGGCATACTGTACGGTGCAAAAAAAATTCCCGAAGAGTTGAAAGCTCTGGTTAACGACGGCTATGTGGTAGGAATCGATATCAAAAGCGATTGCCGTTCCATATATCGCTTGTCAGAGCAAACCTGCCGGCTGGGCGAAACGCTGAAAAACGTAAGTCTGTTAACGCCGCCCCGCTGTGAGCAAAAATTCGATGAAGCAATTCATCAGGAAATTTGCTATTCGGATCAGCCGGCTATCGGATTCCAAGACAGCTGCCGCATCAAGCTTGTAACGCAAAACCGCTCGAACCAAACATACAGCCTTCATAGCCGAATTAAAAATTTGCCGGCAGGCTGGATAGTAGAACCGCAGTATCGGGATTTTTTGCTTCCTGCAGGACAAACCGCTGAAACAGAATTTTGTATCCGAACCTCCGACCAAATCAAATCAATTGCAAATATCAACAAATTAAAAGTCGTTACGGCCGAGAGAGAAAGACCTGAACAAATAGCTGAATTGAGTTTCGGTATTGCAGGAGCAATGGACTGGCTCGGAGTCGGCCCGTTTTTTGAAAATTTAGAAAAAAAAGATTTACCGAACATTCCGGCCGCCCATGACGAAGACAGTGGACGGCCAACCATGGAATGCAAGGTCAATAATGCGGTTTATCTTGATAAAGCGTATATTGACGAAAATAATTTTACGACAGCTTTTTCAGCTCAAGAAAAATGCATCATCCGCGGCTATGAAGATTTATTGCCGCTTGATCAAACGTTCGGATGTCGGGGACAAATTTGCGTTTATTTGCAACAGGAAATTATATCTCCGAAAGATCAAGACCTTTGGGTTATAATTGGTAACAACGACGGTTTTGTGCTTTGGGTAAATGACGAGAAGAAATTATGCTATGACGAGATGCGATTGTGGACTCCGTATAATCATTACGAGCTCGTACATCTTAAAGAAGGGAAAAACAGGATTGTTTTAAAGCTCCTACGTCGGGGCGAACAGTTTCGCTTCAGTCTCGGCTTTCGGAAATATGACGGCGAACATTTCCATAGAAAGCGGTGGTGCACGGATTTATCGGTAACACGCTGA
- a CDS encoding response regulator transcription factor: MKTALRMIIVDDERIIRETIRSLINWKALDVEIVGTCKDGIEAYNAILDEYPDIVLTDIKMPGFSGLELIENIKKIDGDIEFIILTGYEEFAFAKTAMRFGIRHYLLKPCNEKQIVEAVKEIQKSISKRNSDWKLRSDEIYDIYKNDMTGDSTVSSMEKLLNRIPEADLQSRKKIFIDMGKILETVTDKEFLVFLLSGLLIKYADRRDMAYSPMQIMDYVMELKRMNTTDEILSSFLKTLPVIFPPMLTGTRSVADFISKLIAFVETHIDEQSLSLKYISEHYLFMNVDYVSKQFVKQTGYRFSDFLNRKRVEKAKQLLTVQADVQISDVAEKIGFGNNPQYFYLIFKKYTGMTPMAYINSWKNKMA; this comes from the coding sequence ATGAAAACCGCGCTGAGGATGATAATCGTTGACGATGAAAGGATCATCCGAGAAACAATACGATCACTGATAAACTGGAAAGCTCTCGACGTCGAAATCGTAGGCACCTGCAAGGACGGAATAGAAGCCTACAATGCAATACTTGACGAATATCCGGACATCGTTCTCACGGATATCAAAATGCCCGGCTTTTCAGGACTCGAACTCATCGAAAACATAAAAAAGATCGACGGCGACATAGAATTTATCATCCTAACCGGCTACGAAGAATTCGCTTTTGCAAAGACTGCGATGCGCTTCGGAATACGGCATTATCTTTTAAAACCTTGCAACGAAAAACAAATAGTCGAAGCCGTTAAAGAAATACAAAAAAGTATATCTAAAAGAAATTCCGATTGGAAACTTCGTTCCGACGAAATTTATGACATTTATAAAAACGATATGACTGGCGACAGTACCGTGTCGTCTATGGAAAAGCTTTTAAACCGCATACCGGAGGCGGATCTTCAATCACGCAAAAAGATTTTCATCGACATGGGGAAAATCCTTGAGACCGTAACAGATAAAGAATTTTTGGTATTTTTGCTTTCTGGACTTTTGATCAAATACGCGGACAGAAGAGACATGGCTTACAGTCCCATGCAGATTATGGACTATGTTATGGAACTAAAGCGCATGAATACGACGGATGAAATACTTTCTTCATTTCTTAAAACGCTGCCAGTCATCTTTCCGCCTATGCTTACAGGAACCAGAAGCGTGGCGGATTTCATATCGAAGCTTATAGCCTTTGTTGAAACTCATATAGACGAGCAAAGTCTTTCGTTGAAATATATTTCCGAACATTATCTTTTTATGAACGTGGACTATGTTAGCAAACAATTTGTAAAACAGACAGGTTATCGTTTTTCGGATTTTTTAAACCGTAAACGAGTCGAAAAAGCCAAACAGCTTTTAACAGTACAGGCGGACGTTCAAATTTCAGATGTCGCGGAAAAGATCGGCTTCGGAAATAATCCTCAATATTTTTACCTTATATTTAAAAAATACACGGGGATGACGCCTATGGCCTATATAAACTCATGGAAAAACAAAATGGCCTAG
- a CDS encoding sensor histidine kinase: MFVLKKLIKRIEDVLNNFSLLKKILFIIIFSGTVFFCGFSIIALYYVTKANTKMLYLEIAKNLVYSGNKISSTLRLAENMSNLMLSDGTIQQQLFISSQNNDHNTRSTAYKLLYDSLIAYSFELRPLCISAALLANNKYHISSDISLERTLPEDLKNKIITESDRLSGAPVWITEYGETHGVFMGRAVRRIENLSLEILGEIIFQLDMNRLVKESSSAYGEYEPSFIFFKNGKVFYKYGINTGEKFSDILHKIPQKLSGREYGVIKINRDDFFAVKSAVPGYDWEYVCLVPYGETAKILKYTAIIYFTVIGSGILFSILFSSVTIGAVSKHINYLVSKITTFRGDSKQIIPVRYDYSKRSDEIGILHQQFDLMVQEINNLIQMNYKNELLMKEAQLTALENQINPHFLYNTLESVNWRAKMIGAKIISTMVESLGKLLRITLNNSLTEHTIKTELELVDCYLTIQKIRFEERLNASIVSDPQLNNCRIPKLSIQPLVENAIHYSVENSTEACDIIIEIEESGENIKISVSNSGSRFVKDTLEKLKSGVMKKHRTGLGLLNIDKRIKLTFGTEYGLSLYNKHEMAVAEILIPKEYV, translated from the coding sequence ATGTTCGTATTAAAAAAACTTATCAAAAGAATCGAAGACGTTTTGAACAATTTTTCTTTGCTAAAAAAAATCCTATTTATAATTATTTTTTCAGGAACCGTGTTTTTCTGCGGATTTTCAATCATCGCCTTATATTACGTAACGAAAGCGAACACTAAAATGCTGTATTTGGAAATAGCTAAGAATCTCGTCTATTCGGGAAATAAAATATCTTCCACGCTGCGCTTGGCCGAAAACATGAGCAACCTTATGCTTTCCGACGGCACTATACAGCAGCAGCTCTTTATATCAAGTCAAAACAACGACCATAATACAAGAAGCACTGCATACAAATTACTGTACGATTCTCTTATCGCATATTCGTTCGAACTTCGTCCGCTCTGCATATCCGCCGCGCTTCTTGCAAACAATAAGTACCATATTTCTTCCGACATAAGCCTTGAGAGAACTCTGCCCGAAGATTTAAAAAATAAAATTATAACCGAGTCGGATCGGCTGTCGGGCGCACCAGTATGGATAACCGAATACGGCGAAACGCATGGAGTCTTTATGGGCAGAGCCGTCCGCCGCATAGAAAATTTGAGCCTTGAAATTTTGGGCGAAATAATATTTCAGCTCGACATGAACAGGCTGGTCAAAGAGTCGTCTTCAGCTTATGGCGAATACGAACCGTCTTTTATCTTTTTTAAAAACGGAAAGGTGTTTTATAAATACGGCATAAACACCGGCGAAAAATTTTCCGACATTCTGCATAAAATTCCTCAAAAATTATCCGGCAGAGAATACGGAGTTATAAAGATAAACAGGGACGATTTTTTCGCCGTAAAAAGCGCCGTTCCCGGATACGATTGGGAATACGTGTGCCTCGTCCCTTACGGCGAAACGGCAAAAATCCTTAAATATACGGCCATAATATATTTTACAGTCATCGGTTCGGGAATTCTGTTTTCGATTCTTTTCTCTTCGGTAACTATAGGCGCTGTTTCAAAACACATAAATTATCTTGTATCAAAGATCACAACCTTCAGGGGAGACAGCAAACAGATAATTCCCGTACGCTATGATTATTCAAAGCGGAGCGACGAAATAGGAATACTTCACCAACAGTTTGACCTTATGGTGCAGGAAATAAATAATCTGATACAGATGAATTATAAAAATGAACTTTTAATGAAGGAAGCCCAGCTTACGGCGCTCGAAAATCAAATAAATCCACATTTTCTTTATAATACGCTGGAATCGGTAAATTGGCGCGCAAAGATGATCGGTGCAAAAATAATTTCGACCATGGTGGAATCTTTGGGTAAACTTTTGCGCATAACGCTTAACAACTCTTTGACCGAACACACAATAAAAACGGAACTGGAGCTTGTAGACTGCTATCTTACAATCCAAAAAATTCGCTTTGAAGAGAGGCTCAACGCTTCGATTGTTTCCGATCCTCAATTAAACAACTGCAGAATTCCCAAGTTAAGCATTCAGCCGCTTGTTGAAAACGCGATACATTATTCCGTTGAAAATTCTACCGAAGCGTGTGACATTATTATTGAGATAGAGGAATCCGGAGAAAATATAAAGATAAGCGTAAGCAACAGCGGTTCACGATTTGTTAAAGACACTCTTGAAAAGCTTAAAAGCGGCGTCATGAAAAAACACAGAACCGGACTTGGACTTTTGAACATCGACAAAAGAATAAAATTAACTTTCGGCACGGAATACGGACTTTCTCTGTATAATAAACATGAGATGGCCGTCGCTGAAATATTGATCCCGAAGGAATACGTATGA
- a CDS encoding ABC transporter substrate-binding protein, whose translation MKKVLKIAAGLCLVAALLVTGCKKAENKKSGASKEAKLTMFWWGNQTRNERTQKILSMFEAENPGVKFDPQFAEWADYWSKLAASSAGKQMPDVIQMDYQYITQYVSKNLLVDLKPYINDKVLDVSNINKGILASGSVDGKVYAICNGVNAPSLFYNKTLLDANGITVKDNMTMEEFMQLSAEIYKKTGYKTNPSYGGNIFLTYFMRGEGVELFGDKKFNATVENLKAFFDIYERGTKEGWMISPTVFAERTLGSVEQSSLIYGSSGSNMSWCYFGWSNQLSAFTKAAPEGMKLGITTWPAKDPVKANYLKPSQFFCVSVDSKEPKIAAQLINYITNSVDCNNVLLGERGIPASSVVADAIAPKFDETQQMVIKYINTVVSPNCSAISPADPQGAPQVFKTMTTYVDKICFGILTAEKAAAEFFDEGNKILAR comes from the coding sequence ATGAAAAAAGTATTAAAGATCGCAGCAGGCCTTTGTCTTGTTGCGGCGTTACTTGTAACCGGGTGCAAAAAGGCGGAAAACAAAAAGTCAGGGGCTTCCAAAGAAGCAAAACTTACGATGTTCTGGTGGGGAAACCAGACGAGAAATGAAAGAACACAGAAAATCCTTTCTATGTTTGAAGCTGAAAACCCGGGCGTTAAATTTGACCCGCAGTTTGCAGAATGGGCGGACTATTGGAGCAAGCTGGCCGCGTCGTCCGCCGGGAAGCAGATGCCGGACGTAATCCAGATGGACTATCAATATATTACTCAGTATGTGAGCAAAAATCTTCTTGTTGATTTAAAGCCCTATATCAACGACAAGGTCTTGGACGTAAGCAACATAAACAAGGGAATCTTGGCTTCCGGTTCCGTGGACGGAAAAGTATACGCTATATGCAACGGAGTAAACGCACCGTCATTGTTCTACAACAAGACACTTCTCGACGCTAACGGGATCACGGTAAAAGACAATATGACCATGGAAGAATTTATGCAGCTTTCCGCAGAAATTTACAAAAAGACGGGTTATAAGACGAATCCCTCATACGGCGGAAATATATTCCTTACATATTTCATGAGAGGCGAAGGCGTAGAGCTTTTCGGCGATAAAAAATTCAATGCGACGGTTGAAAACTTAAAAGCCTTTTTCGATATCTACGAGAGAGGCACAAAGGAAGGATGGATGATTTCTCCTACAGTATTTGCCGAGCGCACGTTAGGTTCTGTAGAACAGTCGTCTTTGATATACGGCAGCTCGGGTTCCAACATGTCATGGTGTTATTTTGGTTGGTCCAATCAGCTTAGCGCATTTACAAAGGCCGCTCCTGAAGGGATGAAACTCGGCATTACCACGTGGCCGGCAAAAGATCCGGTAAAAGCAAATTATCTTAAACCCAGTCAGTTCTTCTGTGTATCCGTGGACAGCAAAGAACCGAAGATCGCCGCACAGCTTATAAACTATATAACAAATTCGGTGGACTGCAACAACGTTCTTTTAGGTGAACGCGGAATCCCCGCTTCTTCAGTAGTTGCGGATGCGATCGCACCTAAGTTTGACGAGACCCAGCAGATGGTGATTAAATATATCAACACAGTAGTTTCTCCGAACTGTTCGGCAATCTCTCCCGCAGATCCGCAAGGGGCTCCTCAAGTCTTCAAGACTATGACCACATACGTAGACAAGATATGTTTCGGAATTCTCACGGCGGAAAAAGCCGCTGCGGAGTTTTTTGACGAAGGAAATAAAATTCTCGCCAGATAG